In Mercenaria mercenaria strain notata chromosome 15, MADL_Memer_1, whole genome shotgun sequence, a single genomic region encodes these proteins:
- the LOC123553597 gene encoding aplysianin-A-like, giving the protein MVRFYSIVFVAILITSVMGFYVFDENGNSGMSRCDDIAIIGAGVTGSYAAWRLRQSGLKISMYEYSNRIGGRCFTVQLPGISDVNVEMGAMRFLPDDHLLVNKTVSDLGLNIVDFELGVGPSEDSLYYLRGRHMKYNELPTHAPYNLPLENRVDLKTLNWNVFKNFTVSSQNRDVLQSLDGVDLYMQSRDMYMAKYLDIETAHYIRDSDSFIQGHGPDVAAANSLPTSDPSVPSPSPRVVKTVQEGFQAIPMGLVGQFLQASDKHSLYYNRHLKCLKRHANGNYLLTFQPTTTVAGITTDIKGRRAVTACAKKVILAIPRLALEHLDWEGLRQETVQDYLKHSLKEINAGKIFFGYDQPWWRQLPKATKYAVSMTPLSQTYDFGVSKTTSKGVLNTAYTDGDNRIWREALRFGDLVPGVGDNSIAMTNLSVYLARKFYAEVFNIQLTDVPQPKSAVMIVWDQYPIGAAWYAWAPGYKWDEVESRMIKPSASDDVYIASNVFSSNGRTGWIQGGMEIVEKVLNYF; this is encoded by the exons ATGGTGCGCTTTTATAGTATTGTTTTTGTTGCCATTTTAATTACCAGCGTGATGGGATTCTATGTTTTTGATGAAAACG GCAATTCAGGGATGTCACGGTGTGATGATATCGCAATAATTGGAGCGGGGGTCACCGGAAGTTATGCTGCATGGCGACTACGTCAAAGCGGTCTTAAAATATCAATGTACGAGTACTCGAACCGCATCGGCGGACGCTGTTTCACTGTACAACTTCCGGGCATATCGGATGTGAATGTTGAAATGGGAGCAATGAGGTTTTTACCAGATG ATCACCTTTTAGTTAACAAGACCGTGAGCGACTTAGGATTAAACATTGttgactttgagctaggggtAGGACCAAGTGAAGATTCGTTGTACTATCTAAGAGGAAGGCACATGAAATACAACGAGCTCCCGACACATGCACCTTACAATCTTCCACTAGAAAACCGCGTTGATCTAAAAACACTTAATTG GaatgtgtttaaaaatttcacagtTTCATCTCAAAATAGAGACGTCCTTCAATCGCTGGACGGCGTGGACTTGTATATGCAAAG CCGAGATATGTATATGGCAAAATATCTGGACATAGAAACCGCACATTATATCAGGGACAGTGACAGCTTCATCCAAGGACATGGTCCAGATGTTGCTGCGGCCAATAGTCTTCCAACTAGTGATCCAAGTGTGCCTTCCCCAAGCCCAAGGGTTGTGAAAACAGTCCAAGAAGGTTTCCAGGCTATTCCAATGGGACTTGTTGGACAATTTCTCCAAGCTAGTGATAA GCACAGTTTGTACTACAATCGCCATCTTAAATGCTTAAAGAGGCATGCTAACGGGAATTATTTACTGACGTTCCAGCCGACGACGACAGTAGCTGGTATAACTACTGACATAAAG GGAAGAAGGGCCGTTACAGCTTGCGCTAAGAAGGTGATACTTGCAATTCCTAGACTGGCTTTGGAACATCTGGACTGGGAGGGACTTCGACAGGAGACTGTTCAAGATTACCTGAAACATTCACTGAAG GAGATAAATGCCGGCAAAATCTTTTTTGGTTACGATCAACCTTGGTGGCGACAACTTCCCAAGGCCACTAAATACGCTGTATCGATGACCCCGTTAAGCCAAACATACGACTTCGGTGTATCAAAAACAACATCCAAAGGTGTTTTGAATACTGCCTATACAGACGGAG ATAACAGAATATGGCGGGAAGCACTAAGATTTGGTGATCTTGTACCAGGAGTTGGTGACAACTCTATTGCTATGACCAACCTTAGCGTGTATCTGGCACGAAAGTTTTATGCGGAAGTTTTCAACATTCAACTAACCGATGTACCGCAGCCAAAATCTGCT GTAATGATCGTCTGGGACCAGTATCCAATCGGTGCTGCGTGGTACGCATGGGCACCAGGATACAAATGGGATGAAGTTGAGTCACGCATGATCAAGCCGTCTGCGAGCGATGACGTATACATTGCGTCAAATGTTTTCTCAAGTAATGGGCGTACTGGATGGATACAGGGCGGAATGGAAATCGTTGAGAAAGTTCTAAACTATTTTTGA